From Caretta caretta isolate rCarCar2 chromosome 16, rCarCar1.hap1, whole genome shotgun sequence, the proteins below share one genomic window:
- the AIF1L gene encoding allograft inflammatory factor 1-like isoform X1, translating into MAVTLNSRFQGGKAYGQRRAQQEGRLEEINKEFLCDPKFSDEEDLEEKLAVFKEKYMEFDLNNQGEIDLMSVKRMMEKLGAPKTHLELKKMISEVTGGVSETISYQDFVNVMLGKRSAVLKLVMLFEGKANENIPKPSGPPPERDIASLP; encoded by the exons ATGGCCGTGACCCTCAACAGCCGCTTCCAAG GAGGCAAAGCCTACGGGCAGCGGAGAGCGCAGCAGGAGGGGCGGCTGGAGGAGATCAACAAG GAATTTCTCTGTGACCCCAAGTTCAGTGATGAAGAAGATCTGGAGGAGAAACTTGCGGTGTTCAAAG AGAAATACATGGAGTTTGACCTGAATAACCAAGGCGAGATTG ATCTGATGTCTGTCAAAAGGATGATGGAGAAACTGGGGGCTCCAAAGACGCACTTAGAGCTGAAGAAGATGATCTCTGAAGTGACTGGAGGGGTTAGCGAAACCATCTCTTACCAGGACTTCGTCAACGTGATGCTTGGCAAGCGCTCCGCCGTCCTTAAATT agtCATGCTGTTTGAAGGAAAAGCCAATGAAAACATCCCAAAGCCTTCTGGCCCACCTCCAGAGAGAGATATTGCCAGTCTTCCCTGA
- the AIF1L gene encoding allograft inflammatory factor 1-like isoform X2 — protein sequence MAVTLNSRFQGGKAYGQRRAQQEGRLEEINKEFLCDPKFSDEEDLEEKLAVFKDLMSVKRMMEKLGAPKTHLELKKMISEVTGGVSETISYQDFVNVMLGKRSAVLKLVMLFEGKANENIPKPSGPPPERDIASLP from the exons ATGGCCGTGACCCTCAACAGCCGCTTCCAAG GAGGCAAAGCCTACGGGCAGCGGAGAGCGCAGCAGGAGGGGCGGCTGGAGGAGATCAACAAG GAATTTCTCTGTGACCCCAAGTTCAGTGATGAAGAAGATCTGGAGGAGAAACTTGCGGTGTTCAAAG ATCTGATGTCTGTCAAAAGGATGATGGAGAAACTGGGGGCTCCAAAGACGCACTTAGAGCTGAAGAAGATGATCTCTGAAGTGACTGGAGGGGTTAGCGAAACCATCTCTTACCAGGACTTCGTCAACGTGATGCTTGGCAAGCGCTCCGCCGTCCTTAAATT agtCATGCTGTTTGAAGGAAAAGCCAATGAAAACATCCCAAAGCCTTCTGGCCCACCTCCAGAGAGAGATATTGCCAGTCTTCCCTGA
- the AIF1L gene encoding allograft inflammatory factor 1-like isoform X3, protein MEFDLNNQGEIDLMSVKRMMEKLGAPKTHLELKKMISEVTGGVSETISYQDFVNVMLGKRSAVLKLVMLFEGKANENIPKPSGPPPERDIASLP, encoded by the exons ATGGAGTTTGACCTGAATAACCAAGGCGAGATTG ATCTGATGTCTGTCAAAAGGATGATGGAGAAACTGGGGGCTCCAAAGACGCACTTAGAGCTGAAGAAGATGATCTCTGAAGTGACTGGAGGGGTTAGCGAAACCATCTCTTACCAGGACTTCGTCAACGTGATGCTTGGCAAGCGCTCCGCCGTCCTTAAATT agtCATGCTGTTTGAAGGAAAAGCCAATGAAAACATCCCAAAGCCTTCTGGCCCACCTCCAGAGAGAGATATTGCCAGTCTTCCCTGA